In Nitratireductor mangrovi, the genomic window CGTGCTCTCGGTTACGACCTTTCCCGCCTGCGCCTTCTCGTGTTCGGCTTCGGGGCGTCTCTTGCAGGGCTGGCCGGTGTCGTCATGGTGCCGATCTGGGGGCTGCGGCCGCATGTCGGCATCGACGTCGTCATCCCGGCATTTCTCATCATCGTTGTCGGCGGCATCGGCAGCTTCTGGGGCGCGGTGGTCGCGGCCATCATGGTCGGGCTGGCCGTCGGGCTGACCGGCGCGTACGCGGGCGCGTGGGCGACGATGTCGATGTACATCCTTCTCATACTGGTGGTCGGGTTCCGGAGCCGCGGTCTCCTCGGACGCAAGAGCGCCCTGGAAAACTGACCATGATCACGCTTTCCGACATTCCATCGCGTTCGCCCGCATCCCGCGCGCTTCCGATCGGCATACTCGCCGCCGCGCTGCTGACGGCACCCTGGTGGCTGCCCGCGGTCGGCCTCTACCAGTATCTCGGCATCGAGATCGCGATCTGGATCATCTTCGCGATGGGCTTCAACCTGCTGTTCGGCTATGCGGGACTGCATTCGTTCGGCCACGGAGCATATCTCGGCATCGGAGCCTATGCGTTCGGCCTGTTTCAGCAGCATGTCGCGATCAGCCTTTGGGGCGGCCTCGCGGCGGCGATTGCGGCCGCGGCGCTTGCCGGCGCCATTGTCGGCGCGTTCGTGTCGCACCGTCGCGGCATCTACTACGCGCTGCTGACGATCGGCTTCGGCCAGATATTCTGGTTCACCTCCATGAAGCTGCATTCGGTCACCGGGGGCGAGGACGGCCTGCTGGGAATCCCGCGTCCGCCGCTTGGCTTCTTCGGCGTCGAGGCCGATCTGAACCAGAACATTGCGTTGTTCTATCTTGCCGCCGCCTTTGTGCTCGTTTCGGTCTTCATTCTCTGGCGCCTCGCCAACTCGCCGTTCGGGCGCGTTCTGCAGGCGATCCGGCAGAATGAAACAAGGGCGCGTTTCGCCGGATACGACGTCTGGCGCTTCAAATGGGCCGCCTTCGTCATATCGGCCGTCTTCGCCGGCCTCGCCGGCGGGCTGTTCTCGATGGCGCAGCAGAGCGCCTACCCTGATGTGATGAGCCTTCACCAGTCCGGGCTGATCGTGATGATGGTGCTCGTTGGCGGCGGACTGGTCAGCTTCTGGGGGCCGGTGCTCGGCGTGCTGATCTACTTCATCGCGCGCGACGTGCTCGGCGGTCTCACCGAAACATGGCTGCTCTGGTACGGGCTGATGTTCGTGGTCATGGTCATGATCAGACCCGAAGGCCTCGCGGGCATGTTCCATCTTGCCGGACGGCGCGTCCGCGGCGCGCGCGCCAATCCCGAATATGCTGCGGAGAAGGTCTGATGGCGTTCTTCGAGGCGCACAATCTTCACAAGCGGTTCGGCTCCCGCGTGGTGCTGGAAAACGTTTCCCTTTCCATCCGGGAAGGGCAGGTGAGCGGCATCATGGGGCCGAACGGCGCGGGCAAAACGACCTGTTTTCACGTTCTGACCGGTCTGCATCGTCCGGATCGCGGCGAGATCTTGCTGGAGGGCCGCTCGATCGCCGGCCTGGCGCCCCAGCAGATCGCCAGGCTCGGCATTTCGCGCTCCTTCCAGATCATGAATCTGTTCGACGATTCAGTGGTCATCGAAAACGTCATGCTGGCCCTCCCGGAGTTCCGTGCGCGCCGCCTGAACTTCACCGGGAACGTGTTTGCAGAGACGGAGCTGGTCGATGCCGCGACCGACATACTCGACCAGGTGGGCCTCGCCGAGCGTGCATGGGACAAGGCGACCGCGCTCAGCTACGGTGATCGCCGCGCGCTGGAGATCGGCGTGGCGCTCGCCGCTCGGCCCCGGCTTCTTTTCCTCGACGAGCCGACATCGGGACTTGGCGCGGAAGCGACGCGCAATCTGGCCGCGCTCGTGCGGCGGCTGCGCAAGCGCTACACGATCGTGATGATCGAGCATGACATGCGTTTCCTGTTCGATCTCGCAGACCGCATCTCGGTCATCCACTGGGGTCAGGTGATCGCCGAGGGCACGCCGGACGAGTTGCGATCGAACAAATGGGTTCGGCGTTCCGCGCTCGGGGAGACCGCCGATGCTTGATGTCCGAAACATCGAAGCCTTCTACGGCGAGACCCAGGCGCTGTTCGGCACCTCGCTCACCGTGGGCGAGGGAGAAGTGGTCGCGCTGCTGGGACCGAACGGTGCCGGCAAGACGACGACCATCCGCTCCATCCTCGGCCTGACGCGCGCGCGGGCAGGCCGCATCAGCTTTGGCGGCAGCGACATCACGGCCTGGCCGACACATCGTATTTCCGGCCTTGGCATCAGCTGGGTGCCGGACGACCGGCGCGTCTTCCCCACGCTGACAGTGGCGCGCAACCTTCAGATCGCGCGGCGGAAGACCGGTTTCCGCTCATGGGAACTGGGGGAGATGTTCGCCATCTTCTCCGCGCTCGAATATCTGATGCCACGGGAATGCGAAAACCTGTCCGGCGGCGAAATGCAGATGGTGGCGATATCGCGCGCCCTGCTCGCTTCTCCGGGACTTGTCCTGTTCGACGAACCAAGCCAGGGGCTCGCGCCGAAGATCGTGCAGGACGTGCTTCGCACGGTGCGGCTGCTCAAGTCCGAAGGCATCTCGTCACTGATCGTGGAGCAGAACGCGCTGGCGGCACTCGAGGTCTCCGACCGCGCCTATGTGATGGATCACGGGCGGATCGTGCATGAAGGGCCGGCGCGCCAGCTTCTCGACGACGCGCAGTTGCGCCAGAGCCTGATCGGAATGTGACATGGAACCGATGCTTCAGGTCAAATCGCTGACGAAGGTCTACCGTCGCGGCCTGCTCAATCCGCGGGAGACGTTCCGGCTCGAGGCCGATTTCGCGATCGAAGAGCCGGCGATCGTCGGCATGATGGGGCCGAACGGCTCGGGCAAGACGACGCTGTTCGAGCTCATCACCGGCTCCAACAGCCCGACTTCGGGCAGCGTGACGGTGCGCGGCCGCGACATTCATCGTGTGCGCACGGACGAGCGCGACAGGCTGGCGATCCACTATCACCAATCCTATCAGGTCCGCAGCTTCCGTTCGCTCAAACCCAACGCGCTGATGGAGCGCGCCGGCAGCGACTATCCGCTGGTCCACCTGTTCGACGAACCGCAGTTCAATACGCAGGATGGCTATATCGGCTTCATGCTCGACTTCTTCCGCAAGCTGCGCCGAGAGGGCCGGCTGGTGTTCCTGTGCGTGCATCCGAACGAGCGCTTCCATCTGGAGATCATGAAGGAAATCTGCGAGCGCTTCGTCTTCGTGCAGCGCGGCTCCGTCACGCCCATTGCCGACTATGACAGCCTGATCGCACATGAGCCGTGCCGGGCATACCTTGCCGACCTCCTGACGGAGCGCGCCGCATGAGTGCCGCCTTCGGCGATAGCCCGATCAGGGTGGCGCTGGCCGGCGCTGGCATGATCAGCGTGTATCATCTGCGGGCCTGGCAGGCGGCGGGCATTCCGGTTGTCGCCGTGTGCGACATCGACCGCGGCAAGGCAGAAAGCCGGGCAGCGGAGTTCGGTATCGACCGGATCTACGACGATCCGGAGGCCTTGTTTCGCGACGGTGGCTTCGACGTTGTCGACATCGCCGCGTCGGTCGGCGCACATGCGCCGGTCACACGGCTCGCAGCGGACCAGGGCGTCCACGTCATGCTGCAAAAGCCGATGACCGAAACGGTCGCGGAAGCGGAAGCACTGGTCGAAGCCGTCGGTGATCGCGTGCGCTTCATGGTGCACGAGAACTACCGTTTCCGGCCGCACTACATGACCGTGCGCCGCTGGATCGACGAAGGCCGCATCGGGAAGGTCCGTCACGCCGCGATCTCCTGCCGCGGCTCCGGCTTGTGCCCGCGCGATGGCGCGGAGCCGTTCCTGCTGGAGCGGCAGCCCTATCTGCGGGGTTTCCGGCGCAATCTCGTCTTCGAAACGATGATCCACCATCTCGATGTCCTGCGTTGTCTGTGCGGACCGCTAAGGGTGATCGCTGCCCGCCTCAGCCGTTTGGCCGAGGACCTGCCCGGCGAGGATACGGCGGCCATCCTGCTCGAAGGCGATGACGGCCTGATCGCGACCGCCGATGGCTCGATCTGCGCGCCGGGCTATCCCCAACTGCATGGGGACAGGCTCGAAATCATCGGCACGCGCGCGACGGTCATCATGGATTACAACCGGGTCTACCTCGTGGGCGCCGAGGGCGAGGCGGAAGAGGTCGATCTGCTCGGCCGCTATCAGGAATGCTTCGACGCCGTGATCGCTTCCTTCCTCACCGGTCTGAGGCATGGCACCCCATTCGAGACGGACCGCCTCGACAATCTGGAGACCTTGCGACTTATGGAATCGGCTTACAGGGCTGCCGGCGTGGAGATCGCTGCATGAACAGGCCAGAACCCAACCTGACACCGGAGGTCGAATTTGGCGCCGTCGACCGGCTGTTCGACGTTACCGGCCTGCGTGTTTTCATTCCCGGTGGTTACGGCGCAATCGGCGAAGCAACTGCCTGGGCCTTCGCGCGGCGAGGCGCGGCAGTCGCCATTGCCGGCCGCGACGGCTCGCGTGCACAGGCTTTCGCAAAGCGCTTGCTGGACCACGGCGCAACTGCCGTCGGGCTGGAACTCGATGCGCGTTATCCCGACAGGATTGCCAAAGTCTCCGAAAGCGTGGCGGAAGCGCTGGGCGGTATTGATGTCTTGGTCAACTGCGTCGGCATCCAGAAGGAACAGGCGCTGCTAGAGGTGACCGAAGACGCGTTTGACGAGATCTACCAGATCAACCTCAAATCGGCGATGTTCCTCGCACAGTCAGTGGCGCGCCAGCAGATCGCCCAAGGCAAGGGCGGACGCCAGATTCACCTTCTTTCGGTGCGTTCGCAACTGGCGCTGCGCGGGCGCGGCTATTCGGGCTACTGCGCCACCAAGGGCGGGCTCGCCATGCTGGTGAAGCAGCACGCGATGGAACTCGCGCCGCACAACATCACCGTCAACGGCGTGGCGCCGACCTTCATTCAGTCGGAACGCATACGCAACCATCTCGAACGCGAAGATTTCCGCAACTTCATCCTCGAACGCAATCCGCTCGGCCGCATCGGCGAGCCGGTCGAGGTTGTGGGGCAGATCATCGCCTTCGCCGCACCTGCCGGGAGCTACATGACCGGGCAGATCGTCTTCGTCGACGGCGGGGTCACCGCAAGTCAATGACCAAGCGACCGCTACGCAGCGCCCGATGGTTCGACACCGACGATCTGCGCGGGTTCGGCCACAGGTCACGCCTGATGCAGATGGGCTACAGCCTGGACGACTGGAACGGGCGGCCGGTGATCGCGATCGTCAATACATGGTCCGACATCAATCCCTGCCACGCGCACTTCAGGGCGCGCATCGAGGATGTGAAGCGCGGCGTGCTGCAGGCCGGCGGCTTTCCGCTCGAGCTGCCGGCGATCTCGCTGTCGGAGAATTTCGTCAAGCCGACGACCATGCTCTACCGCAACCTGCTGGCGATGGAGACCGAGGAATTGCTGAGGTCGCATCCGATCGACGGCGCGGTGTTGATGGGCGGCTGCGACAAGACCACGCCCGGGCTGATCCTCGGCGCAATCAGCATGGACCTGCCGGCGATTTTCATGCCTGCCGGTCCGATGCTGCGCGGGAACCTGCGCGGCGAGGTCCTCGGCTCGGGGTCGGACGCCTGGAAATACTGGGATGAACGCCGGGCCGGCACGATCGGCGATGAGGAATGGCAAGCCGTAGAGGCGGGAATTGCCCGCTCATATGGCCATTGCATGACGATGGGCACCGCCAGCACGATGACGGCAATCGCCGAGGCGATGGGGCTGACATTGCCGGGCGCCTCCTCGATCCCCGCCGCGGATGCCAACCACATACGCATGGCATCGGAAAGCGGGCGACGGATCGTCGAAATGGTCAACGAGGACTTGCGGCCTACCGCGATCCTGTCACGCAACGCCTTCGAGAATGCGATAGCTGTCGCAATGGCCATGGGCTGTTCGACGAATGCGGTCATCCACCTGATTGCGATGGCCCGCCGAGCGGGCCACGATGTCGGACTGGACGATTTCGAGGCTGCAAGCAGGCGGGTTCCGGTCATCGCCAATGTCAGGCCATCTGGTGACCACTACCTGATGGAGGATTTCTACTATGCCGGCGGGCTACGCGCCCTGATGAACCGGCTCCGCGGGTTCCTCCACGCCGACACGATCACCGTCTCGGGACGCTCGCTCGCCGAGAGCTATGCAAACGCGGAGGTGTTCAAGGACGATGTCATCCGGCCGCTCGACAACCCGGTTTCGTCGGAACCGGCGATGGCCGTGCTCTATGGCAATCTGGCGCCTGACGGTTGCGTGATGAAGCCCTCCGCGGCCGACCCGCGCCTCTTGAAGCATGCCGGCCCGGCGCTTGTATTCGATTCCTACGCTGAGCTGAAACAGGGGATCGACGATCCGGATCTCGACGTGACGGCCGACACCGTACTTGTCATGCGCGGCGCAGGCCCGCAGGGCGGCCCCGGAATGCCGGAATGGGGCATGCTTCCGATCCCGAAGAAGCTGCT contains:
- the araD gene encoding L-arabinonate dehydratase, which gives rise to MTKRPLRSARWFDTDDLRGFGHRSRLMQMGYSLDDWNGRPVIAIVNTWSDINPCHAHFRARIEDVKRGVLQAGGFPLELPAISLSENFVKPTTMLYRNLLAMETEELLRSHPIDGAVLMGGCDKTTPGLILGAISMDLPAIFMPAGPMLRGNLRGEVLGSGSDAWKYWDERRAGTIGDEEWQAVEAGIARSYGHCMTMGTASTMTAIAEAMGLTLPGASSIPAADANHIRMASESGRRIVEMVNEDLRPTAILSRNAFENAIAVAMAMGCSTNAVIHLIAMARRAGHDVGLDDFEAASRRVPVIANVRPSGDHYLMEDFYYAGGLRALMNRLRGFLHADTITVSGRSLAESYANAEVFKDDVIRPLDNPVSSEPAMAVLYGNLAPDGCVMKPSAADPRLLKHAGPALVFDSYAELKQGIDDPDLDVTADTVLVMRGAGPQGGPGMPEWGMLPIPKKLLKMGVRDLLRISDARMSGTSYGACVLHVSPEAHVGGPLALVKTGDVIEVDVASRRIDMRVSQDELDSRRAALPATQPRFGRGYGWMFSRHIMQAHEGCDFDFLQTGFGPAPGEPAIL
- a CDS encoding ATP-binding cassette domain-containing protein — translated: MEPMLQVKSLTKVYRRGLLNPRETFRLEADFAIEEPAIVGMMGPNGSGKTTLFELITGSNSPTSGSVTVRGRDIHRVRTDERDRLAIHYHQSYQVRSFRSLKPNALMERAGSDYPLVHLFDEPQFNTQDGYIGFMLDFFRKLRREGRLVFLCVHPNERFHLEIMKEICERFVFVQRGSVTPIADYDSLIAHEPCRAYLADLLTERAA
- a CDS encoding ABC transporter ATP-binding protein; protein product: MAFFEAHNLHKRFGSRVVLENVSLSIREGQVSGIMGPNGAGKTTCFHVLTGLHRPDRGEILLEGRSIAGLAPQQIARLGISRSFQIMNLFDDSVVIENVMLALPEFRARRLNFTGNVFAETELVDAATDILDQVGLAERAWDKATALSYGDRRALEIGVALAARPRLLFLDEPTSGLGAEATRNLAALVRRLRKRYTIVMIEHDMRFLFDLADRISVIHWGQVIAEGTPDELRSNKWVRRSALGETADA
- a CDS encoding branched-chain amino acid ABC transporter permease, whose amino-acid sequence is MITLSDIPSRSPASRALPIGILAAALLTAPWWLPAVGLYQYLGIEIAIWIIFAMGFNLLFGYAGLHSFGHGAYLGIGAYAFGLFQQHVAISLWGGLAAAIAAAALAGAIVGAFVSHRRGIYYALLTIGFGQIFWFTSMKLHSVTGGEDGLLGIPRPPLGFFGVEADLNQNIALFYLAAAFVLVSVFILWRLANSPFGRVLQAIRQNETRARFAGYDVWRFKWAAFVISAVFAGLAGGLFSMAQQSAYPDVMSLHQSGLIVMMVLVGGGLVSFWGPVLGVLIYFIARDVLGGLTETWLLWYGLMFVVMVMIRPEGLAGMFHLAGRRVRGARANPEYAAEKV
- a CDS encoding SDR family NAD(P)-dependent oxidoreductase: MNRPEPNLTPEVEFGAVDRLFDVTGLRVFIPGGYGAIGEATAWAFARRGAAVAIAGRDGSRAQAFAKRLLDHGATAVGLELDARYPDRIAKVSESVAEALGGIDVLVNCVGIQKEQALLEVTEDAFDEIYQINLKSAMFLAQSVARQQIAQGKGGRQIHLLSVRSQLALRGRGYSGYCATKGGLAMLVKQHAMELAPHNITVNGVAPTFIQSERIRNHLEREDFRNFILERNPLGRIGEPVEVVGQIIAFAAPAGSYMTGQIVFVDGGVTASQ
- a CDS encoding ABC transporter ATP-binding protein, whose protein sequence is MLDVRNIEAFYGETQALFGTSLTVGEGEVVALLGPNGAGKTTTIRSILGLTRARAGRISFGGSDITAWPTHRISGLGISWVPDDRRVFPTLTVARNLQIARRKTGFRSWELGEMFAIFSALEYLMPRECENLSGGEMQMVAISRALLASPGLVLFDEPSQGLAPKIVQDVLRTVRLLKSEGISSLIVEQNALAALEVSDRAYVMDHGRIVHEGPARQLLDDAQLRQSLIGM
- a CDS encoding Gfo/Idh/MocA family protein, whose protein sequence is MSAAFGDSPIRVALAGAGMISVYHLRAWQAAGIPVVAVCDIDRGKAESRAAEFGIDRIYDDPEALFRDGGFDVVDIAASVGAHAPVTRLAADQGVHVMLQKPMTETVAEAEALVEAVGDRVRFMVHENYRFRPHYMTVRRWIDEGRIGKVRHAAISCRGSGLCPRDGAEPFLLERQPYLRGFRRNLVFETMIHHLDVLRCLCGPLRVIAARLSRLAEDLPGEDTAAILLEGDDGLIATADGSICAPGYPQLHGDRLEIIGTRATVIMDYNRVYLVGAEGEAEEVDLLGRYQECFDAVIASFLTGLRHGTPFETDRLDNLETLRLMESAYRAAGVEIAA